A window from Methylocystis sp. MJC1 encodes these proteins:
- a CDS encoding flagellar motor protein MotB produces the protein MSHDDSNEVIIVRRRHDDGDEDHHGGVWKLAFADFMTAMMAFFLVMWLINSTTKETKAAIVQYFNPVQLVDSKPARKGLQDPKEGGQGATMQRTATDKAAHQGTPSQDAVEADAASLHKDPIKALDAIAKLDPPRVAAAGSPGNTMPDPFDRMDQRAMPDEAAASAPKSSSQKKSDAQERSIQSSAANPTKADASTAIGSAVETAIKAEAQGSRSVPKLEVKGVEDGVLISLTDDANFSMFDVGSIRPKPQLVRILQKIGGLLTKQPGNVEIAGHTDGRTYKAGAYDNWRLSSDRANMVLYMLVRGGLPASRVTRISGFADRRLKTPEAPLAPNNRRIEILVRGDRS, from the coding sequence ATGAGCCACGACGACTCGAATGAAGTGATTATTGTCCGCAGGCGACATGACGATGGGGACGAAGACCATCACGGCGGCGTTTGGAAGCTTGCCTTCGCCGATTTCATGACCGCCATGATGGCGTTTTTTCTCGTGATGTGGCTGATCAACTCGACCACGAAGGAGACGAAAGCGGCGATTGTGCAATATTTTAACCCAGTGCAGCTCGTTGACTCGAAACCAGCCAGAAAAGGCCTTCAGGATCCCAAGGAAGGCGGCCAGGGCGCGACCATGCAGCGTACTGCCACCGATAAAGCGGCGCATCAGGGCACGCCGAGCCAGGATGCAGTCGAGGCGGACGCCGCTTCTTTGCATAAAGATCCGATAAAGGCGCTCGATGCGATTGCCAAGTTGGATCCTCCTCGCGTAGCGGCGGCCGGGTCTCCCGGCAATACGATGCCGGACCCTTTCGATCGCATGGATCAACGCGCCATGCCAGATGAGGCCGCCGCGAGCGCGCCTAAATCGAGTTCGCAAAAAAAGAGCGACGCGCAGGAACGCTCCATTCAATCCTCGGCCGCTAACCCAACAAAGGCTGACGCTAGCACCGCAATTGGGAGCGCTGTTGAAACTGCAATCAAGGCTGAGGCTCAGGGATCGCGCAGCGTCCCGAAATTGGAGGTGAAAGGCGTCGAAGATGGCGTGCTGATCAGCCTGACAGACGACGCCAATTTCTCGATGTTCGATGTTGGTTCGATCCGACCGAAACCGCAGCTCGTGCGCATTTTGCAGAAAATCGGCGGGCTTCTGACGAAGCAACCTGGCAATGTCGAAATCGCCGGCCATACAGATGGACGAACCTATAAGGCGGGAGCCTACGATAACTGGCGGCTTTCTTCCGATCGCGCCAATATGGTTCTCTACATGCTCGTGCGTGGGGGGCTGCCCGCGTCGCGCGTGACAAGGATTTCCGGATTTGCCGATCGACGCTTGAAGACGCCCGAAGCACCCCTCGCTCCGAACAACCGCCGTATCGAGATTCTTGTTCGTGGGGATCGCAGTTGA
- a CDS encoding flagellar hook-length control protein FliK, producing MNSLSTQGTTLLENGVVSTMNRRESSDPNGARASTFSEQFSTLHSKASAQKAEAPSHDSARGDKDTDNQASNNQNAPRPIVESLTVLRLSRMQKAVQNNQPAKKNKLDESAASGTTGGDVANSAMSTLSPEQISLLVQGLAGASAIMSSGDAGAQSGSDTTTPSIEPANPTAQGLLATLFPEAATQALSGKSSFLDAAAPAEGAATKDTAKSASDAAEASTLIAPDPANISILEPSIQVSPTLDTTAPKRMTLDSFLAQLPAALTQAISEKTAFSKGAHPAAMNTVDGSKPSALVSTTSSLLIASSPVPLGSDVMKTNVSAAPTKLTLMSFATHLPAAQLPALAMEGAAAGDASSMNAPPSFSHTNAEIQDPKEKSLSAANDAFVQQLELQGGATAAAPISSPSSGGSSGSVTQTTAPAPSNAISDNAKDSPSKILTFHLEPEDLGAVTVRMQLTKTRVSLRIDVNSPAVQKTLTQSRDQLSQALSVSGHSVDDIAIRVSPAPVPSATVNDAPQNESQASFDQRGEGGSFGGNDSTGNNRDGQTFSRSPRKDGSQEQGGTRSGGNPGASGVYL from the coding sequence ATGAATTCGTTGAGCACGCAAGGGACGACCCTTTTGGAAAACGGCGTTGTTTCGACAATGAACCGGCGTGAGTCTTCAGACCCGAATGGAGCGCGGGCTTCGACCTTTTCGGAGCAATTCAGCACGCTCCACAGCAAAGCAAGTGCGCAAAAGGCGGAGGCGCCTTCACATGATAGCGCGCGGGGTGACAAGGATACCGACAACCAGGCGTCGAACAACCAAAATGCTCCTCGCCCGATCGTCGAAAGCCTGACCGTGCTGCGGCTGTCCCGGATGCAAAAGGCGGTTCAAAACAACCAACCGGCAAAAAAGAACAAATTGGATGAGTCGGCCGCTTCTGGAACCACCGGGGGAGACGTCGCCAATTCGGCTATGAGCACGCTAAGCCCCGAGCAAATCTCATTGCTAGTCCAGGGATTAGCGGGGGCCAGCGCAATTATGAGTTCTGGCGACGCAGGCGCTCAAAGCGGTTCCGATACAACGACGCCGAGCATCGAACCTGCAAATCCAACGGCCCAGGGCCTGCTTGCAACTCTTTTCCCAGAGGCGGCAACTCAAGCTTTGTCTGGCAAATCATCGTTTCTAGATGCAGCGGCGCCAGCTGAAGGCGCTGCTACAAAAGACACCGCCAAATCGGCGTCGGACGCTGCTGAAGCGTCAACGCTTATAGCGCCCGATCCGGCGAATATTTCTATTCTTGAGCCTTCAATCCAAGTTTCACCGACTTTGGACACTACTGCGCCTAAGCGTATGACGCTTGACTCATTTCTCGCTCAGTTACCAGCGGCTCTGACCCAAGCGATCTCTGAGAAAACGGCCTTTTCGAAAGGTGCCCACCCAGCCGCAATGAACACTGTCGATGGATCGAAACCTTCGGCGTTGGTCTCGACGACCAGCTCTCTCCTCATTGCTTCGAGCCCGGTTCCACTAGGTTCGGACGTTATGAAGACGAACGTTTCCGCCGCGCCGACAAAATTGACGCTGATGTCGTTCGCCACTCATCTCCCAGCTGCGCAACTGCCTGCTCTAGCTATGGAGGGTGCCGCCGCCGGAGACGCAAGTTCGATGAATGCGCCCCCTTCTTTCTCTCATACGAACGCAGAAATCCAGGACCCCAAGGAGAAATCTCTCTCCGCAGCTAATGACGCCTTCGTTCAGCAACTCGAATTGCAGGGCGGGGCCACCGCGGCGGCGCCGATTAGTTCGCCCAGCTCAGGAGGCAGCTCTGGGAGTGTCACCCAAACGACCGCTCCTGCGCCGAGCAATGCGATAAGTGACAATGCGAAGGACAGTCCGTCAAAGATTCTGACGTTTCACCTCGAGCCGGAAGACCTCGGCGCCGTCACGGTCAGAATGCAGCTCACGAAGACGCGCGTTTCCTTGAGGATCGACGTGAATTCGCCGGCTGTGCAAAAAACGCTGACTCAGTCCCGGGACCAACTTTCACAGGCGTTAAGCGTTTCCGGTCATTCGGTCGACGATATAGCGATCAGGGTCAGCCCCGCTCCGGTTCCATCGGCTACCGTTAACGATGCGCCCCAGAATGAGTCTCAGGCGTCGTTCGATCAACGAGGGGAAGGGGGATCATTTGGCGGGAACGATAGCACAGGAAACAATCGGGATGGCCAGACCTTTTCCCGCTCGCCGAGAAAAGATGGTTCCCAAGAGCAAGGCGGGACGCGCAGCGGCGGCAATCCTGGCGCTTCTGGCGTTTATCTCTGA
- a CDS encoding transglycosylase SLT domain-containing protein gives MVPKSKAGRAAAAILALLAFISDARSDVRSGTPSNVCEREMLRAAQEHNVPVAVLYAVALTETGQRGDLHEYAMNVGGRPVFSPSLPEAITIFEGARARGVKLIDIGCMQVNHHYHGRMFPSVEAMFDPRQNVDYAATFLRNLYRSEKTWTSAVARYHAGPGNAPAQKSYVCAVIGNMIASGFGSWTEQSKAFCAMVRSEMASRRP, from the coding sequence ATGGTTCCCAAGAGCAAGGCGGGACGCGCAGCGGCGGCAATCCTGGCGCTTCTGGCGTTTATCTCTGATGCGCGATCTGACGTTCGATCCGGGACGCCCAGCAATGTGTGTGAGCGCGAGATGCTGCGCGCCGCCCAAGAGCATAACGTACCGGTCGCAGTGCTTTATGCTGTCGCATTAACGGAGACCGGCCAAAGAGGCGACCTGCACGAATATGCGATGAACGTGGGGGGGCGACCGGTTTTTAGCCCGTCTTTACCCGAAGCGATCACGATATTTGAAGGCGCCCGCGCTCGTGGCGTCAAACTGATAGATATCGGCTGCATGCAGGTCAATCATCACTATCATGGCCGCATGTTCCCGTCTGTCGAGGCGATGTTCGATCCGCGTCAGAATGTCGATTATGCGGCGACGTTTCTTCGTAATTTATACCGAAGTGAAAAGACCTGGACGAGCGCGGTTGCGCGGTACCACGCGGGGCCAGGCAATGCGCCAGCTCAGAAAAGCTATGTGTGTGCGGTTATTGGAAACATGATTGCGAGTGGTTTCGGCTCTTGGACCGAGCAATCGAAAGCCTTTTGTGCGATGGTGCGCAGCGAAATGGCGTCACGGCGTCCTTGA
- a CDS encoding flagellar basal body P-ring protein FlgI codes for MKRHWLVLGVLLVTSETSLAGVRIKDITSTYGLRDYQLVGYGLVVGLQGTGDTLRNTPFTEQSLSSMLSRMGVNLNVGPNAAGGPPQTNLMRTRNLASVMVTASMPPFAAWGTTLDITVSSLGDATSLMGGTLILTPLTGVDGAVYAIAQGPLAVSGFAVSGQNETLTHGVATVGRIANGATIEKEPPRPSSGDGTLALELHNPDFATSVQITDAINKFTRRRYHSAAAVERDNRTVALHLPPGVHATRFLAEIGDIHVSPSTPAKVVINERTGTVVIGADVQISPVAVTHGGLTLRVTEMPQVSQPAPFSNGQTVVTSQTSVTASEPAGQVATLTGPNLKTLVKGLNQIGLKPTDIISILQAIKNAGAMQAEIVVQ; via the coding sequence ATGAAGCGTCATTGGCTCGTGCTGGGCGTATTGCTGGTCACGTCGGAGACCTCGCTCGCCGGCGTGCGAATTAAGGACATCACCTCGACATACGGGCTGCGAGACTATCAGCTGGTTGGCTACGGCCTCGTCGTCGGCCTGCAGGGCACCGGCGATACGCTAAGAAATACGCCGTTCACCGAGCAATCCCTGTCGTCGATGCTCAGCCGCATGGGCGTCAATCTCAATGTCGGCCCAAATGCCGCCGGCGGTCCACCTCAAACAAATTTGATGCGCACCAGAAACCTTGCCTCGGTCATGGTGACAGCGTCAATGCCGCCCTTCGCTGCTTGGGGCACAACTCTGGACATTACAGTGTCATCGCTTGGCGATGCGACGTCCCTTATGGGCGGGACACTGATTCTTACGCCCTTGACCGGTGTCGATGGCGCCGTTTATGCGATCGCGCAGGGACCACTCGCCGTCTCTGGCTTCGCTGTTTCAGGTCAAAACGAAACGCTTACCCATGGCGTCGCCACGGTGGGGCGAATCGCGAATGGCGCGACTATCGAGAAGGAGCCGCCACGGCCTAGTTCGGGAGATGGCACACTTGCGCTCGAACTCCACAATCCCGACTTCGCCACCAGTGTCCAGATCACTGATGCGATCAACAAATTTACGCGTCGCCGCTATCATTCCGCTGCGGCCGTAGAACGCGACAATCGAACAGTCGCGCTTCACCTTCCGCCGGGTGTCCACGCAACGCGTTTCCTTGCAGAGATCGGTGATATTCACGTGTCTCCGAGCACGCCCGCCAAGGTCGTGATCAACGAACGCACCGGCACTGTCGTTATCGGCGCAGACGTTCAGATATCGCCTGTGGCTGTGACTCACGGCGGCCTCACGCTTCGCGTGACAGAGATGCCGCAAGTGTCCCAGCCCGCGCCATTCTCCAACGGTCAAACCGTCGTAACATCGCAGACCTCGGTTACCGCCTCCGAGCCAGCAGGTCAGGTCGCGACTCTCACCGGGCCAAATCTCAAGACGCTCGTGAAGGGGCTCAATCAGATCGGCCTCAAGCCGACAGACATTATTTCTATCCTCCAGGCGATCAAAAACGCTGGCGCCATGCAGGCTGAAATCGTGGTTCAATGA